In Phoenix dactylifera cultivar Barhee BC4 chromosome 11, palm_55x_up_171113_PBpolish2nd_filt_p, whole genome shotgun sequence, the following are encoded in one genomic region:
- the LOC120112559 gene encoding probable protein phosphatase 2C 58 produces the protein HDSSVCDTGKGKSKSSIRKVTYGFHLVEGKQGHAMEDYHAAEFKQVDGYEVGLFAIFDGHSGQDVASYLRNHLFDNILHEPDFWTDTMSAIRRTYHRTDRKILKRKANDVRRRGGSTAVTVILINGEKLVVANIGDSRAVICEEGVARQLSVDHEPLKERHVIESKGGFVTNEIGNVPRVDGQLAMSRSFGDRTLKEHISSDPDVVIEDIDEDAEFIILASDGLWKVMSNQEAVDTIKDIKDAQRAAMELIEEALPRKSKDDISCIVVRLH, from the exons CATGATTCATCAGTATGCGACACTGGAAAAGGCAAGAGCAAATCATCTATTAGAAAGGTCACATATGGCTTCCACTTGGTCGAGGGAAAGCAAGGTCATGCCATGGAAGACTACCATGCTGCTGAATTCAAGCAGGTGGATGGCTACGAAGTTGGCCTGTTTGCCATATTTGATGGCCATTCAGGTCAAGATGTTGCAAGTTACCTCCGTAACCATTTGTTCGACAATATCCTTCACGAA CCAGACTTTTGGACTGACACAATGAGTGCAATAAGAAGGACATATCATCGAACCGATCGTAAGATTTTGAAGAGGAAAGCAAATGATGTAAGGAGAAGGGGAGGTTCTACTGCAGTCACAGTGATACTGATCAATGGTGAGAAGCTGGTGGTTGCAAATATCGGCGATTCTCGTGCGGTCATATGCGAGGAAGGCGTTGCCAGACAATTATCAGTGGACCATGAACCACTAAAGGAGCGGCATGTAATAGAAAGCAAAGGTGGATTTGTCACTAATGAGATAG GAAATGTGCCACGAGTCGACGGGCAACTGGCGATGTCAAGGTCATTTGGGGACAGGACCTTAAAGGAACATATCAGCTCGGATCCTGATGTTGTAATAGAGGATATAGATGAAGATGCCGAGTTCATTATTTTGGCTAGTGATGGTTTGTGGAAG GTGATGTCCAACCAAGAGGCAGTGGACACGATCAAGGACATCAAGGATGCTCAGAGGGCAGCAATGGAGCTAATTGAGGAGGCACTTCCAAGGAAAAGCAAGGACGACATCTCCTGTATTGTTGTGCGCCTACACTAG